Proteins co-encoded in one Streptomyces sp. NBC_00557 genomic window:
- a CDS encoding cupin-like domain-containing protein encodes MPKFEIDEISATDVDGFWERYVLPRRPVVIRGIYADQPIAEAATLDGARRLLGSMPVLVQDEYTRQIDYTRKEATEAQQKAPDPVLSTLAEYLDGYGSQEKSRKVVTEWDLPTDLLQSFTLPEFCRPTTPHHSLYLHSFIAGPHNWAHLHFDMDQRHVLLAQVFGSKGVALFPPSSSPWLHPFGNFGSISLQVMDPEERQNFIELAGGAYAVIHPTDAIYIPPLLWHYLDYLDLGASFNVRFGRNPYSKFLSVENFLADQYLQAVAEPFAGIAPEAEPDAAQREVLEEVIEAFNRDYDSRHDKYRAMRQVFRDLHGRQGLTPELPLFLFSLDDETDYYDQMRLNNNFLYRPGVRTSMEAITTPEPPATPAQLASLDKAVAAKGYPGPLLDKVLFNKFGRTSLSDLNREEASRLLAFLRSPSGAVPAVAMTTQGA; translated from the coding sequence GTGCCGAAATTCGAGATCGACGAGATATCCGCAACCGACGTCGACGGCTTCTGGGAACGCTACGTACTGCCGCGCAGGCCCGTCGTCATCCGCGGGATCTACGCCGACCAGCCCATCGCGGAGGCGGCCACGCTCGATGGGGCGCGCCGACTGCTCGGCTCCATGCCGGTCCTGGTCCAGGACGAGTACACCCGCCAGATCGACTACACCCGCAAGGAGGCGACTGAGGCACAGCAGAAGGCCCCCGATCCGGTCCTCAGCACGCTCGCCGAGTACCTGGACGGATACGGCTCCCAGGAGAAGAGCCGCAAGGTGGTCACGGAGTGGGACCTGCCCACCGACCTCCTGCAGAGCTTCACCCTGCCCGAGTTCTGCCGGCCCACGACCCCGCACCACAGCCTGTACCTGCACTCCTTCATCGCCGGTCCGCACAACTGGGCCCACCTGCACTTCGACATGGACCAGCGGCACGTGCTGCTCGCCCAGGTCTTCGGCAGCAAGGGCGTGGCGCTGTTCCCGCCCTCGTCGTCCCCCTGGCTGCACCCCTTCGGGAACTTCGGGTCGATCTCCCTGCAGGTGATGGACCCGGAGGAGCGGCAGAACTTCATCGAGCTCGCCGGCGGCGCCTACGCGGTCATCCATCCGACCGACGCGATCTACATTCCCCCGCTGCTGTGGCACTACCTCGACTACCTGGACCTCGGCGCCTCCTTCAACGTGCGCTTCGGCCGCAACCCCTACAGCAAGTTCCTGTCGGTGGAGAACTTCCTCGCCGACCAGTACCTGCAGGCGGTGGCGGAGCCGTTCGCGGGCATCGCGCCGGAGGCGGAGCCGGACGCGGCGCAGCGCGAGGTCCTCGAGGAGGTCATCGAGGCGTTCAACCGGGACTACGACTCGCGGCACGACAAGTACCGCGCGATGCGCCAGGTCTTCCGCGACCTGCACGGCAGGCAGGGCCTGACGCCCGAGCTGCCCCTGTTCCTGTTCTCGCTCGACGACGAGACCGACTACTACGACCAGATGCGGCTCAACAACAACTTCCTCTACCGGCCCGGCGTGCGCACCTCGATGGAGGCCATCACGACGCCGGAGCCCCCGGCGACGCCTGCGCAGCTGGCCTCGCTGGACAAGGCCGTCGCCGCCAAGGGATACCCGGGCCCGCTGCTCGACAAGGTGCTGTTCAACAAGTTCGGCCGGACCTCGCTCTCCGACCTCAACCGCGAGGAGGCGTCCCGCCTGCTCGCCTTCCTGCGCTCGCCGTCCGGCGCCGTCCCGGCGGTGGCCATGACCACCCAAGGAGCATGA